One part of the Salinimonas iocasae genome encodes these proteins:
- the pgsA gene encoding CDP-diacylglycerol--glycerol-3-phosphate 3-phosphatidyltransferase yields MWTVPNIITLFRVVLIPVFVIVYFLDWRWAHEAGAFIFWLAAITDWFDGYLARKLKQSTPFGAFLDPVADKLIVAAALLMITHTYATLWITIPAIILLIREVYVSALREWMSSQGVRELVQVSFIGKAKTMAQMLALIGLLSGLETFMGFPIFWVSLGYILLYAAAILSLWSMCSYTIAASKHLTGKV; encoded by the coding sequence ATGTGGACAGTACCCAATATTATCACTCTATTCAGAGTTGTTCTTATTCCCGTTTTTGTCATCGTGTATTTCCTGGACTGGCGCTGGGCACATGAAGCCGGTGCGTTTATATTCTGGCTGGCAGCTATTACTGACTGGTTTGATGGTTATCTTGCCCGCAAGTTAAAGCAATCTACTCCCTTTGGCGCGTTTTTAGATCCGGTAGCTGACAAACTCATCGTGGCTGCAGCGCTGCTCATGATTACCCACACGTATGCCACACTCTGGATTACCATACCGGCAATCATACTATTGATCCGCGAAGTGTATGTCAGTGCGCTGCGTGAATGGATGAGTAGCCAGGGAGTACGCGAGCTGGTTCAGGTGTCATTCATCGGCAAAGCCAAGACAATGGCACAGATGCTGGCACTTATCGGACTGCTTTCAGGGCTGGAAACCTTTATGGGCTTTCCAATCTTCTGGGTAAGTCTGGGTTACATTCTGCTGTATGCCGCTGCTATATTGTCGTTGTGGTCTATGTGCAGCTATACCATTGCTGCTTCCAAACATCTGACTGGAAAGGTTTGA
- a CDS encoding acyltransferase family protein, which translates to MKYRHEIDGLRALAIIPVIWLHAGFTGLSGGFLGVDVFFVISGFLITSILLKEIASGTFSIASFYERRARRILPALFIVAAVTTPLLIAVTQSPDTLKNYGASLVSVATFVSNFYFWQTSGYFGTTSELSPMLHTWSLAVEEQFYIVFPLLALWLAPFGKRAFAGSIAGILLLSLIVAHFWQQVDASGNFYLLPSRAWELMAGALASMMFAGDTINKVSNRAASALAVLGVALIIASYISFTPQTAHPSFFTAVPVTGTVLVLLFARNNNTTGKMLSMSLMIQTGIISYSLYLWHQPVFALMRIYNDGHLGVAMALAGIVLTVVLSLLSYRFVETPFRNRQRFIRPQVFNASAAGLILAGVTGLLFINNVQLRKYIEPENMARFETLAAAHASHTSQPMVDEPCKFWSPILNNAFTNKFEQCRKQHGEAIFIIGGSHGMDLYNAIAMNSPHEFVVSVSRGFCRAHGYNGNPNDLPHCQYEDFRRFADSYGDAIKLVLYTQTPDRLFVNNDIHDKNGNEINAQYVSDLVDYLTSLKTEHKLQVAVIGMLPPITKNPVQWDYRQSLVQQAAKYQSPVAEQRARQLDTLLKDKLARHDISYISKFEGMQLTYPDDLIIDNTLTYSDRRHLSEYGEKVFGARLWAHLKAQALVD; encoded by the coding sequence ATGAAATACCGGCATGAGATTGACGGGCTTCGTGCGCTTGCCATCATACCCGTAATTTGGCTGCATGCTGGCTTCACCGGTTTATCAGGTGGCTTTTTGGGCGTTGATGTCTTCTTCGTCATAAGCGGTTTTCTCATCACATCTATTTTGTTAAAAGAAATTGCCTCCGGCACATTTTCAATTGCTTCGTTTTACGAGCGGCGTGCCCGTCGTATCCTGCCAGCGTTATTTATTGTTGCCGCTGTCACTACGCCCCTCCTGATAGCGGTAACACAGTCTCCTGATACCCTTAAGAATTATGGTGCCAGCCTGGTAAGTGTCGCCACGTTTGTATCTAATTTTTATTTCTGGCAAACGTCAGGGTATTTTGGAACGACCTCAGAGCTAAGTCCCATGTTGCATACATGGAGTCTGGCAGTAGAAGAGCAGTTCTATATTGTTTTTCCGTTGTTAGCCTTGTGGCTGGCGCCCTTTGGAAAACGAGCCTTTGCCGGGTCGATAGCTGGCATTCTGTTACTTTCACTCATTGTGGCGCATTTTTGGCAGCAAGTAGATGCAAGTGGTAATTTTTATTTATTACCCAGCCGGGCGTGGGAATTGATGGCAGGCGCTCTGGCCAGCATGATGTTCGCCGGTGACACTATTAATAAGGTTAGCAATAGAGCTGCCAGCGCCCTGGCAGTGCTCGGTGTGGCACTGATTATCGCCAGTTATATTAGCTTTACACCTCAGACCGCGCATCCTTCTTTTTTCACCGCGGTACCGGTAACCGGCACGGTGTTAGTGTTGCTTTTTGCCCGAAATAACAACACGACAGGCAAGATGCTTAGCATGTCGCTTATGATTCAGACAGGTATTATCAGTTATAGCCTCTACCTGTGGCACCAGCCTGTATTTGCACTAATGCGGATATACAATGACGGCCATCTCGGTGTCGCAATGGCCCTGGCTGGCATCGTTCTTACTGTAGTACTTAGCCTGCTTTCTTATCGGTTCGTAGAAACGCCCTTTCGGAATCGTCAGCGTTTTATCCGGCCCCAGGTATTTAACGCATCGGCAGCTGGACTAATTCTGGCTGGAGTCACCGGCTTATTGTTTATCAATAATGTTCAGCTACGAAAATATATTGAGCCAGAGAATATGGCACGGTTCGAAACCCTTGCTGCCGCCCATGCTTCTCATACCAGTCAGCCGATGGTCGATGAGCCCTGCAAATTCTGGTCGCCCATACTCAACAATGCTTTTACAAACAAGTTTGAGCAATGTCGCAAACAACATGGTGAGGCCATTTTTATCATAGGCGGCAGCCACGGTATGGATTTGTATAATGCTATTGCCATGAACAGCCCGCATGAGTTTGTGGTAAGCGTTTCACGTGGCTTTTGCAGAGCTCATGGTTATAACGGAAATCCAAACGATCTTCCCCACTGCCAATACGAGGATTTTCGTCGTTTTGCTGACAGCTACGGTGACGCCATTAAACTTGTGCTGTATACACAAACCCCTGACCGGCTTTTTGTGAATAACGACATCCACGACAAAAATGGTAACGAAATTAATGCCCAGTACGTCAGCGACCTGGTGGATTACCTGACATCCCTCAAAACCGAGCATAAACTTCAGGTGGCGGTGATTGGCATGTTGCCACCAATAACTAAAAACCCTGTACAATGGGATTACCGTCAATCATTGGTGCAACAAGCCGCGAAATACCAGTCGCCAGTTGCCGAGCAACGGGCCAGACAATTAGATACACTACTTAAAGATAAACTGGCGCGTCATGACATCAGCTACATTTCTAAATTTGAAGGTATGCAGCTAACCTATCCGGACGATCTCATCATTGATAATACCCTTACATACTCCGACAGACGGCATTTAAGTGAATATGGTGAGAAGGTATTCGGTGCACGACTCTGGGCACACCTTAAAGCACAGGCGTTAGTAGATTAG
- a CDS encoding glycosyltransferase family 2 protein has product MSNRFSVVTIVKNRTQQLANLINNLEQAELKPAELIVVWMAPPSDSSLIQSPHFQIHHRFATSEDLPIAQARNKGFSSCSYEKIFHLDVDCLCHPAFFSHAIEQWQDNTLYTATVVQIKQMPENADFNRVSQDKKQHVHGNSQPIPANTAFRSSVFGISKADFSRIGGFDEEYHGFGIGDIDFATRAHTAGMVLTTLNYDVYTQYRANYDYPINHLLDIVTNANVFHSKWGYYPATHWLAAFVKSGFVNNDYETKGLSVLRLPSSEEIVETLSEDIVHDTPANSSRMTA; this is encoded by the coding sequence ATGTCAAACCGTTTCAGTGTTGTGACCATTGTAAAAAACCGGACGCAGCAACTTGCCAACTTAATTAACAATCTTGAGCAGGCTGAACTTAAGCCGGCAGAGCTGATTGTTGTCTGGATGGCGCCGCCCTCTGATAGCTCTCTGATTCAAAGCCCGCACTTTCAGATTCATCATCGTTTTGCTACCTCTGAAGATTTGCCTATTGCTCAGGCAAGAAACAAAGGCTTCTCATCTTGTTCTTATGAAAAGATTTTTCATCTGGATGTCGATTGTTTGTGCCATCCGGCTTTCTTCTCTCATGCTATTGAACAATGGCAAGACAATACTTTGTACACAGCAACGGTCGTACAGATTAAGCAGATGCCTGAAAATGCCGACTTTAATCGGGTAAGCCAGGATAAAAAGCAACACGTTCATGGAAACAGCCAGCCTATTCCTGCAAACACAGCATTCAGGTCTTCGGTTTTCGGGATCAGCAAAGCCGACTTTAGCCGTATAGGTGGTTTTGATGAGGAATATCACGGCTTTGGTATCGGAGATATTGATTTTGCGACCCGCGCACATACAGCAGGTATGGTGCTTACTACCCTTAACTATGACGTTTATACTCAGTATCGCGCTAACTACGACTACCCTATTAATCACTTGTTAGACATCGTCACAAACGCCAATGTATTTCACAGCAAGTGGGGATATTATCCCGCGACGCACTGGCTAGCCGCCTTTGTTAAAAGTGGCTTCGTCAATAACGACTATGAAACGAAGGGGCTGTCCGTCTTACGGTTGCCCTCCAGTGAAGAAATAGTTGAAACACTTAGTGAAGATATTGTTCACGACACTCCTGCAAATTCGTCACGCATGACAGCGTAA
- a CDS encoding sulfurtransferase, with the protein MTDLSDKVLIQPSDLHSLISEQRLSLVRVKMQNPADGSADDSADYLPGSVSLDLDEQGSDRHSSLPHTLPSAQTLAILFGKLGISMQTPVVIYDNRGQFCAARVYWMLQASGHNNVRLLDGGLPAWRDSGYFTNCEPVIPPRRQFEAVSEAGWFVDADTVSQAMARGGQIVDARGPARFSGREPDPREGVRAGHIPGSVNIHYRDVLDNNGKFQPVEVLSKIFENKKIDLSEPVICTCGSGITACIIAVAMTLGGARNVSVYDGSWAEWGADLSRPVETGQ; encoded by the coding sequence ATGACAGATCTTTCAGATAAAGTGCTTATTCAGCCTTCAGATCTGCACAGCCTGATCTCTGAACAACGCCTGTCCTTAGTGCGGGTAAAGATGCAGAATCCGGCAGATGGCTCTGCCGATGATTCTGCGGACTATTTACCGGGATCAGTGAGCCTTGATTTGGATGAGCAAGGTAGCGATCGCCATTCGTCATTACCTCATACGTTACCCAGTGCTCAAACTCTGGCAATTTTATTCGGAAAATTGGGCATAAGTATGCAAACTCCTGTCGTGATATATGACAACAGAGGGCAGTTTTGTGCTGCGCGGGTTTATTGGATGCTACAGGCATCAGGTCACAACAACGTCCGGCTTCTCGATGGCGGCTTACCAGCCTGGCGTGATTCCGGCTATTTTACGAATTGTGAACCAGTGATACCGCCACGCAGACAATTTGAGGCCGTCTCAGAGGCTGGCTGGTTCGTTGATGCTGATACGGTTTCTCAGGCTATGGCAAGGGGCGGTCAGATTGTTGATGCAAGGGGTCCCGCGCGTTTTTCTGGTCGTGAGCCTGATCCCCGAGAAGGCGTAAGAGCCGGTCATATTCCTGGTTCAGTCAATATACATTATCGCGACGTGCTGGATAACAATGGAAAATTTCAGCCTGTCGAAGTGCTTAGCAAAATATTTGAAAACAAGAAAATCGATCTTAGCGAGCCTGTTATCTGCACCTGCGGTTCAGGGATTACCGCGTGTATCATCGCTGTAGCAATGACATTGGGCGGCGCCAGGAACGTTAGCGTATATGATGGTAGCTGGGCAGAGTGGGGGGCTGATCTCAGCCGCCCGGTGGAGACAGGGCAATGA
- the cobB gene encoding Sir2 family NAD+-dependent deacetylase, which produces MKPSVVILTGAGISAESGLKTFRDTDGLWEEHRVEEVATPEAFHANPELVYRFYNLRRAQLRQASVRPNAAHKALASLESALGDRCLIITQNVDNLHEQAGSERILHMHGELLSARCSVTGRSYSYTEAFDASTPCACCSLPGTLRPDIVWFGEVPLYMDEIENALSGADVFIAIGTSGQVYPAAGFVQVAKQYGARTVELNTEAPTRPDAFDDYRQGPASEVVPAYIQTLLDEHK; this is translated from the coding sequence ATGAAGCCTTCTGTTGTGATATTAACCGGTGCCGGTATTTCTGCCGAATCGGGCCTTAAAACCTTCAGGGATACCGATGGACTGTGGGAAGAGCACCGCGTAGAAGAAGTGGCGACCCCCGAAGCGTTTCATGCCAATCCTGAACTTGTATACCGCTTCTATAACCTGCGTCGGGCGCAGTTACGACAGGCGTCTGTTCGCCCGAACGCCGCGCACAAGGCGTTAGCCAGCCTGGAATCTGCATTAGGTGACCGTTGTCTGATTATTACTCAAAATGTAGATAACCTGCATGAACAGGCTGGTAGCGAGCGGATTTTACATATGCATGGTGAACTCTTGTCTGCACGCTGTTCAGTTACAGGCCGCTCATATTCTTATACTGAGGCCTTTGATGCATCGACCCCGTGCGCATGCTGTTCGCTTCCAGGCACACTTCGTCCGGATATTGTATGGTTTGGCGAGGTGCCTTTATATATGGATGAGATTGAAAATGCTCTGTCTGGCGCCGATGTATTTATTGCAATAGGCACGTCAGGACAGGTCTACCCGGCCGCAGGCTTCGTACAGGTGGCAAAACAATACGGGGCCAGAACGGTAGAGCTGAATACTGAAGCACCAACCCGACCGGATGCATTTGATGATTACCGTCAGGGGCCGGCGTCTGAAGTCGTACCTGCGTATATACAGACTTTATTGGATGAGCATAAATAA
- a CDS encoding LysE family translocator, translating into MQEFLTIALIHFVAVASPGPDFAIVVRNSVSFGRRAAMYTSIGIGLGILIHVTYSIVGLSVLIKTTPWLYTAISYLAAVYLVYLAVGALKSGPPKAVAEGTQSPVAPSTMTAKKALWIGFLTNGLNPKATLFFLSLFTAFIDVNTPMSVKLGYGIYLAVATGAWFCFLSYLLSTSKVAQLIGSKGYWLDRTMGVLLIGLALKLVWSA; encoded by the coding sequence ATGCAGGAATTTTTGACTATCGCCCTGATTCACTTTGTGGCCGTTGCCAGTCCCGGGCCGGATTTTGCTATTGTTGTTCGCAACAGTGTCAGTTTTGGTCGCCGGGCAGCGATGTATACCAGTATCGGTATTGGGTTGGGCATATTGATCCACGTGACTTATTCTATCGTCGGTCTGAGCGTACTGATAAAAACTACTCCCTGGTTATATACCGCTATCAGCTATCTGGCTGCGGTCTACCTGGTTTATCTGGCTGTCGGTGCGCTAAAGAGTGGTCCGCCCAAAGCCGTCGCTGAGGGAACCCAGTCACCCGTGGCCCCCTCGACCATGACTGCGAAAAAGGCACTCTGGATAGGGTTTTTAACCAACGGCCTGAACCCGAAAGCAACGCTGTTTTTTCTTTCGCTGTTTACTGCGTTTATCGATGTGAATACGCCGATGAGTGTAAAACTTGGTTACGGTATTTATCTGGCCGTGGCAACTGGCGCGTGGTTTTGCTTTCTGTCTTACCTGTTGAGTACCAGCAAGGTCGCACAACTGATAGGCAGTAAAGGATACTGGCTTGATCGGACAATGGGTGTTTTGCTAATAGGGCTTGCCCTTAAGCTCGTTTGGTCGGCCTGA
- a CDS encoding glucosaminidase domain-containing protein, producing MHKRETTKIVLITIGVLAVIVINAWILATREPDILDVPETEQASEPVPDFASYDDVKSRKEAFYNYLRPEVEKQNDYLLSLRHYLQTLQRKRSSGESLDEDDVERIDWLVDEYKVKPEKDTAERLSTLLNRIDILPAELVLAQAANESAWGTSRFAQEGYNFFGLWCFRKGCGFVPSKRTRGASHEVAKFDNLSRATYTYMRNINRHNAYSDLRDIRARLRRNQKEISGMALAEGLMNYSQRGAAYVEELQAMIRFNREYLIDEQESE from the coding sequence ATGCATAAACGTGAAACGACTAAAATTGTTCTGATAACGATAGGGGTTCTGGCGGTTATCGTGATTAATGCATGGATCCTGGCGACCCGTGAACCCGATATTCTGGACGTACCTGAAACAGAACAGGCATCAGAGCCAGTACCTGATTTTGCCTCTTATGATGATGTGAAAAGTCGCAAGGAAGCATTCTATAACTATCTGCGCCCGGAAGTAGAAAAACAAAATGATTATCTGCTATCCCTTCGTCATTATTTGCAAACCTTGCAGCGCAAGCGTAGCAGTGGTGAGTCGCTGGATGAGGATGATGTTGAACGCATAGACTGGCTGGTGGACGAATATAAAGTCAAACCTGAAAAAGACACTGCCGAGCGTCTGAGTACACTACTCAATCGCATTGATATTCTGCCTGCTGAACTCGTGCTGGCGCAGGCTGCTAATGAGTCTGCCTGGGGAACAAGCCGTTTTGCACAGGAAGGCTATAACTTCTTTGGCTTATGGTGTTTCAGAAAAGGCTGTGGCTTTGTACCATCTAAGCGAACCCGTGGCGCCTCACATGAGGTGGCTAAGTTTGATAATCTTTCCCGCGCTACCTATACCTATATGCGTAATATTAACCGACATAATGCCTATAGCGATTTACGAGATATTCGCGCTCGCTTACGCCGTAATCAGAAAGAAATTTCGGGTATGGCGCTGGCTGAAGGGCTGATGAATTACTCTCAGCGTGGTGCGGCATATGTTGAAGAGCTTCAGGCTATGATTCGATTTAACCGGGAATACCTGATAGACGAGCAGGAATCAGAATGA
- a CDS encoding DUF2987 domain-containing protein, protein MKKWVVGTLLLLSAQPVLAEALEIEYSRFYSHLRKLNSDDVQALEFAFGFSRVGQGRLCDIQKAEIVTDKKTMPVAVTPEQRFTLPQEKALKLASAMIHIELEEAANVCDMSVQLQTKPEYLKQHYSAEDLAMLVEQYEAFFNEMGSFLSFMMPSVKGLTFQFENENLSRPVKDAPNINAGYLQLPKSWLKDGKSLTLPEKPLRVTAIASRQ, encoded by the coding sequence ATGAAAAAATGGGTAGTCGGTACATTGCTGTTGCTGTCTGCACAACCTGTTCTGGCAGAAGCGCTTGAGATTGAATACAGTCGCTTTTACAGCCATTTGCGCAAACTCAACAGCGATGATGTACAAGCGCTGGAATTTGCATTTGGTTTTAGTCGGGTGGGGCAAGGGCGTTTGTGCGATATCCAAAAGGCTGAAATTGTTACTGACAAAAAGACTATGCCTGTTGCTGTAACCCCCGAACAGCGTTTTACACTGCCACAAGAAAAAGCCCTGAAGCTTGCTAGCGCTATGATACATATAGAGCTTGAAGAAGCAGCGAATGTTTGCGACATGTCAGTGCAGTTACAAACGAAACCTGAATACCTTAAACAACACTACAGCGCTGAAGATTTGGCGATGCTGGTGGAGCAGTACGAGGCTTTTTTTAATGAAATGGGAAGTTTCCTTTCATTCATGATGCCCTCTGTTAAAGGACTGACATTCCAGTTTGAGAACGAAAACCTGAGTCGCCCGGTAAAAGATGCCCCGAATATTAACGCGGGATATTTGCAGCTTCCTAAAAGCTGGCTAAAAGACGGTAAATCACTGACATTACCCGAGAAGCCGTTACGCGTAACTGCAATTGCCTCTCGGCAGTAA
- the rssA gene encoding patatin-like phospholipase RssA has protein sequence MKIGIALGAGAARGWTHIGIIQALEKLGVKIDIVAGCSIGAYVGAAYASGKLDDLRTWSCSLTEWQVLSLMGIGIRRGGLASGQKVFNKLRDDLCAPTFEEMEKQFAVVATDLHSGREVMFTEGPANQAIQASCAIPALFSPVAYEGRWLVDGAVVNPVPVNLCRQMGADFVIAINLNADFKPQRLEKQEEVHEDNERKTDHFLQKSSSAIRQWLSPDKGPNEATPPGILSVMSSSLEILQARVTRSRLAGDPPDVLIEPNLADVGLLEFHRAEELCQKGEETVNRLAEQIRYQLVLG, from the coding sequence ATGAAGATAGGAATCGCACTGGGAGCTGGTGCCGCCAGAGGATGGACCCATATAGGGATCATACAGGCACTTGAAAAGCTGGGTGTCAAAATAGATATCGTGGCAGGATGCTCAATTGGCGCTTATGTCGGTGCGGCCTACGCCAGCGGTAAGCTGGACGATTTGAGAACCTGGTCATGCTCTCTCACGGAATGGCAGGTTTTGTCACTAATGGGGATCGGCATCCGCCGGGGCGGGCTGGCTAGCGGTCAGAAGGTTTTTAATAAACTGCGCGATGACTTGTGCGCGCCAACTTTTGAAGAGATGGAGAAGCAGTTCGCTGTTGTTGCCACTGACTTACACTCAGGTCGTGAAGTGATGTTTACCGAAGGTCCCGCTAATCAGGCTATTCAGGCATCCTGCGCTATTCCGGCGTTGTTCAGCCCCGTCGCGTATGAAGGTCGCTGGCTGGTTGATGGCGCGGTGGTCAATCCGGTGCCGGTCAATCTGTGTCGACAGATGGGTGCTGACTTTGTCATTGCTATTAATCTTAACGCTGATTTTAAGCCGCAGCGTCTGGAAAAGCAGGAGGAAGTGCATGAAGATAATGAGCGCAAAACCGACCACTTTCTGCAAAAAAGTTCCAGTGCTATCAGACAATGGCTATCGCCTGACAAAGGCCCTAATGAGGCGACCCCACCGGGCATTTTAAGTGTTATGAGTAGTTCCCTGGAGATTTTGCAGGCCAGAGTTACCCGTTCACGATTAGCCGGCGATCCGCCTGATGTGCTTATTGAACCAAATCTTGCAGATGTTGGTCTGCTTGAGTTTCATCGTGCTGAAGAACTTTGCCAGAAAGGGGAAGAGACCGTTAACAGACTGGCCGAGCAGATCCGATATCAGCTGGTACTAGGCTGA
- the ttcA gene encoding tRNA 2-thiocytidine(32) synthetase TtcA, which yields MSQSASENISSHSAQSKQKYSFNKLQKRLRRNVGKAIGDFSMIEDGDKVMVCLSGGKDSYTLLDILLFLQKIAPIRFDLVAVNLDQKQPGFPEYVLPEYLKELGVDYQIVEEDTYSIVKDKIPEGKTTCSLCSRLRRGILYRTATELGATKIALGHHRDDMLETLFLNMFHGGKLKSMPPKLVSDDGKHIVIRPLAYCNESDIEKYATAVEFPIIPCNLCGSQENLQRQNIKHMLQDWNRRYPGRIESMFKAMQNIAPTHLLDRSLHDFDSIERSDSAVEDGDTAFDSPSFADESEQRAPVVQVVNLAE from the coding sequence ATGAGTCAGTCAGCCAGCGAAAATATCTCTAGCCACAGCGCGCAGAGCAAGCAGAAATACAGTTTCAATAAACTACAAAAGCGTCTGCGCAGAAACGTCGGAAAAGCCATCGGCGATTTTTCGATGATAGAAGACGGTGATAAGGTTATGGTTTGCCTGTCCGGTGGTAAAGACAGTTATACGCTGCTGGATATCTTATTGTTTTTGCAAAAAATTGCGCCAATACGTTTCGATCTTGTGGCGGTTAACCTCGATCAAAAACAACCAGGTTTTCCTGAATATGTGCTGCCTGAATACCTCAAAGAATTAGGCGTGGACTATCAGATAGTTGAGGAAGACACCTACTCAATTGTAAAAGATAAAATACCTGAAGGTAAAACTACCTGCTCACTGTGCTCGCGTCTTCGTCGCGGCATTTTATATCGCACTGCTACCGAACTGGGGGCAACCAAAATTGCACTGGGTCATCACCGCGATGACATGCTTGAAACACTTTTCCTCAATATGTTTCATGGTGGTAAGCTAAAATCTATGCCTCCCAAACTGGTAAGTGACGACGGTAAGCACATTGTGATTCGCCCATTGGCATACTGCAACGAATCGGATATTGAAAAATACGCTACGGCTGTTGAGTTTCCGATCATCCCTTGCAACCTGTGTGGTTCACAGGAAAACCTTCAGCGTCAGAATATCAAACACATGTTGCAGGACTGGAATCGCCGCTATCCGGGCAGAATTGAATCGATGTTTAAGGCAATGCAAAATATTGCTCCTACGCACCTCCTTGACCGTTCGCTACACGATTTCGATAGTATTGAGCGTTCGGATTCTGCTGTAGAAGATGGCGATACAGCGTTTGACAGCCCTTCATTTGCAGATGAAAGTGAGCAACGCGCACCAGTGGTTCAGGTTGTTAATTTAGCGGAATAG
- the uspE gene encoding universal stress protein UspE: MINYNTILVVIDNDLSTQPALSRALELAAKTGAQITALYVAYDFSYEMTTMLSSNEREAMRNAVIKDRTQWVQDIVDSQESDIDVEVVVKWESRDFEAIIRTAMAHHADVIIKASQKADDLVSVIFTPTDWHLMRKAPMPVLMVKDHAWPPQGNILAAVNVGTEDQEHARLNDKLTEIARDYATLLTGTVHLVNAYPRAPISIAIEIPEFDTEAYHQSVHNHHMQEMTAHRKKFSIDPQCCHVEEGLPEQVVARKAHELDAELVVIGTVGRVGLSAAFIGNTAEHVIDTLHCDVLAVKPDGFESPIRLV, from the coding sequence GTGATTAACTACAACACCATTTTAGTGGTAATCGACAACGACCTTTCCACGCAGCCTGCCCTGTCCCGAGCGCTTGAGCTTGCTGCGAAAACCGGTGCTCAGATCACCGCGCTATATGTGGCTTATGACTTTTCCTATGAAATGACAACGATGCTGTCCTCCAATGAACGCGAGGCAATGCGTAATGCTGTCATAAAGGATCGTACCCAATGGGTACAGGATATTGTTGATTCGCAGGAAAGTGATATTGATGTAGAGGTGGTAGTGAAATGGGAAAGCCGTGATTTCGAAGCGATTATCCGTACGGCGATGGCCCACCATGCCGATGTCATCATCAAAGCAAGCCAAAAAGCAGATGACCTGGTTTCTGTTATTTTTACGCCCACAGACTGGCACCTGATGAGAAAAGCCCCCATGCCAGTACTTATGGTTAAAGATCATGCCTGGCCTCCCCAGGGAAATATCCTGGCAGCGGTAAATGTAGGCACGGAGGATCAGGAGCACGCCAGGCTGAACGATAAACTGACCGAAATTGCCCGGGACTATGCCACGCTACTGACCGGTACGGTCCATCTGGTTAACGCCTATCCGCGAGCGCCCATCAGTATCGCTATTGAAATTCCCGAGTTTGACACCGAGGCCTATCACCAGTCAGTGCACAATCACCATATGCAGGAGATGACTGCACATCGTAAAAAGTTCAGTATCGATCCGCAGTGTTGCCACGTGGAGGAAGGTCTTCCCGAACAGGTGGTAGCCAGAAAAGCCCATGAGCTGGATGCCGAGCTTGTAGTCATTGGTACCGTAGGCAGAGTTGGCTTGTCCGCCGCCTTTATCGGAAATACCGCAGAACATGTTATAGACACGCTGCACTGTGACGTTCTGGCAGTTAAGCCGGATGGTTTTGAGTCGCCGATTCGCCTGGTTTAA
- the fnr gene encoding fumarate/nitrate reduction transcriptional regulator Fnr — protein sequence MAAPSEFSIHCQNCSFSHLCLPVALNKTEVESLDDIVERKKPLHKNDTLIQSGDKFHALYAVRSGSFKSFISDPEGEEQIVAFHLPGDIIGFDGLREQQHQIYTRALETAMVCELPYNTLDEMSVTFPKLRQQIMSFMSAEIKHDHEMMMLLNRRTAEERLMYFIARLSNRFEERGYSHRQFNLSMTRNEIGNYLGLTVETISRLLTRFQKEGIIEVSGKLITILDFDKVNEKLKGISLSTACR from the coding sequence ATGGCTGCGCCATCTGAATTTTCTATCCATTGTCAAAATTGCAGCTTCAGTCACCTGTGCCTGCCTGTTGCATTAAATAAAACCGAAGTTGAATCGCTGGATGATATTGTGGAGCGCAAAAAGCCGTTGCACAAAAATGATACGCTGATCCAGTCTGGTGATAAATTTCACGCGCTGTATGCCGTCAGGTCCGGGTCCTTTAAATCATTTATCAGTGATCCTGAAGGTGAAGAGCAAATCGTAGCGTTTCACCTGCCCGGCGATATCATCGGTTTTGACGGGCTGCGTGAGCAACAACATCAGATTTATACCCGGGCACTTGAAACAGCAATGGTTTGCGAGCTGCCTTATAATACGCTAGATGAAATGTCTGTTACTTTTCCTAAGCTTCGCCAGCAAATCATGAGTTTTATGAGCGCCGAGATAAAGCACGATCATGAAATGATGATGTTGTTGAACCGCCGTACGGCGGAAGAGCGACTGATGTATTTCATCGCCCGCCTGTCTAATCGTTTCGAAGAACGAGGCTATTCGCACCGTCAGTTCAATCTGTCCATGACTCGTAATGAAATTGGTAATTACCTGGGGCTGACAGTAGAAACAATCAGCCGACTACTCACCCGCTTTCAGAAAGAAGGCATTATCGAAGTGTCTGGTAAGCTCATCACCATTCTTGATTTTGATAAGGTGAACGAAAAACTTAAAGGCATTTCGCTCAGTACCGCCTGTCGATAA